In one Tripterygium wilfordii isolate XIE 37 chromosome 22, ASM1340144v1, whole genome shotgun sequence genomic region, the following are encoded:
- the LOC119991121 gene encoding structural maintenance of chromosomes protein 3: MYIKQVIIEGFKSYREQVATEPFSPKINCVVGANGSGKTNFFHAIRFVLSDLFQNLRSEDRHALLHEGAGHQVLSAFVEIVFDNSDNRIPVDKEEVRLRRTIGLKKDEYFLDGKHITKNEVMNLLESAGFSRSNPYYVVQQGKIASLTLMKDSERLDLLKEIGGTRVYEERRRESLKIMQETGNKRKQIIQVVQYLDERLKELDEEKEELRKYQQLDKQRKSLEYTIYDKELHDARQKLAEVEVARNKITETSAEMYNHKFDAHEKSKDLDKELKDLTKEVQGLSKEKEVAEKRHAEAIKKQTKLELDVKDLQERIAGNMQAKEDAMKQLDILQKEIQYSQEELEKINPFYESQVETEKEITKGIMEREKQLSILYQKQGRATQFSNKAARDKWLQREIDDLERVLSSNLMQEQKIQDEIRQLDSDLKEQDVFIESRRAEIATLESLISQSREGFTNQRAQRDRLQDERKSLWGKESTLSGEIDKLKEEFEKAEKNLEHATPGDVRRGLNSIRRICREYKISGVCGTIIELLKCDEKFFTAVEVTAGNSLFHVVVKDDEISTQIIRHLNSLKGGRVTFIPLNRVKAPSMTYPQSSDVVPLLHKLDVSTEFKDAFGQVFARTVICRDLDVATRVARTDGLDCITLEGDQVSKKGGMTGGFYDYRRSKLKFMNIIRQRKEDIEMKEKELDKVRSMLQGIDQKITELVAEQQKIDAKRAHDKSEVEQLKQDIENANKQKQFKMKAREKKEKSLAEVRAQIDQLRASMAMKWAEMGTELIDHLTPKEKDLLSRLNPEITELKEKLIACRTDRIETETRKAELETNLTTNLKRRKQELQGIISSVDSDLLHGEVELKKQDLDDAKLVVEAATKELNEISGRISEQTKQLKKIKDEKAKLKYMEDDFEQRLEDEAKKSEQLLRERNAHLAKQEEYSMKIKELGPLSSDAFETYKRKSIKELHKMLHRCNEQLQQFSHVNKKALDQYVNFTEQREELQNRQAELDAGDEKIGELITVLDQRKDESIERTFKGVARHFREVFSELVQGGHGHLVMMKKKDGDHDGDDNDEDAPREADLEGRVEKYIGVKVKVSFTGQGETQSMKQLSGGQKTVVALTLIFAIQRCDPAPFYLFDEIDAALDPQYRTAVGNIIRRLADMTNTQFITTTFRPELVKVADKIYGVTHKNRVSHVNVVSKEDALDFIEHDQSHSAD, translated from the exons ATGTATATAAAACAG GTTATAATTGAAGGGTTTAAGAGCTACCGGGAACAGGTTGCCACTGAGCCCTTCAGTCCAAAAATCAATTGTGTCG TTGGCGCTAATGGATCTGGGAAAACAAACTTTTTCCATG CCATTCGTTTTGTACTCAGTGATCTCTTTCAAAACCTGCGGAGTGAAGATAGGCATGCACTACTTCAT GAAGGTGCAGGGCATCAAGTATTATCTGCTTTTGTGGAAATTGTGTTTGATAACTCTGATAATCGTATCCCG GTTGATAAAGAGGAAGTGCGACTGCGTCGGACGATAGGTTTGAAAAAGGATGAGTACTTTTTGGATGGAAAACACATCAC GAAAAATGAAGTTATGAATTTGCTGGAAAGTGCTGGGTTCTCTCGCTCCAACCCTTATTATGTGGTGCAGCAGGGAAAA ATAGCGTCATTGACGTTGATGAAAGATTCTGAACGTCTGGATTTACTGAAGGAAATTGGTGGAACTCGAGTTTATGAGGAGAGACGCCGTGAAAGTTTGAAAATCATGCAAGAGACAG GCAATAAAAGGAAGCAGATCATTCAAGTTGTTCAATACTTGGATGAGAGGTTAAAAGAACTGGATGAGGAGAAAGAGGAGCTGAGAAAATATCAGCAGCTTGACAAACAGCGGAAATCTCTAGAATAcacaatttatgacaaggaacTTCATGATGCTCGGCAGAAATTGGCAGAG GTTGAAGTGGCTCGAAACAAGATCACTGAAACTTCTGCTGAAATGTATAACCATAAGTTTGATGCTCATGAGAAGTCCAAGGACTTGGACAAGGAGTTGAAAGATTTAACAAAGGAAGTTCAGGGATTGAGTAAAGAGAAAGAAGTGGCGGAAAAGCGACATGCTGAAGCAATAAAGAAGCAAACGAAACTTGAGCTTGATGTGAAGGACCTGCAGGAGAGGATTGCTGGAAATATGCAGGCCAAA GAGGATGCAATGAAACAGCTTGATATTCTGCAGAAAGAAATACAATATTCACAGGAGGAGCTTGAGAAAATTAATCCTTTTTATGAGAGCCAAGTTGAAACGGAAAAGGAGATTACAAAAGG AATAATGGAGCGTGAAAAGCAGCTTAGCATTCTTTATCAGAAACAAGGTCGTGCCACCCAATTTTCCAACAAAGCTGCCCGTGACAAATGGCTTCAAAGGGAAATTGATGATCTTGAACGCGTTCTTTCTTCAAATTTGATGCAG GAGCAAAAAATCCAGGATGAAATCCGTCAGCTTGATTCCGATCTGAAGGAACAAGATGTTTTCATTGAGAGTCGCCGAGCTGAAATTGCAACCTTAGAATCCCTCATTTCCCAATCACGTGAAGGATTCACCAATCAAAGAGCACAAAGAGACCGGTTGCAGGATGAGCGGAA gTCATTGTGGGGGAAAGAAAGCACACTTTCTGGGGAAATtgacaaattgaaagaagaaTTTGAGAAGGCTGAGAAGAACCTTGAACATGCAACACCTGGT GATGTGAGGAGAGGGCTGAATTCTATTCGTCGGATTTGCAGAGAGTATAAAATCAGTGGAGTTTGTGGTACAATTATTGAGTTGCTTAAATGCGATGAGAAATTTTTCACTGCTGTTGAAGTTACTGCTGGAAACAG CTTATTTCATGTGGTGGTTAAAGACGATGAAATATCAACACAGATAATTAGACACCTAAATTCCTTGAAAGGAGGACGGGTTACATTTATACCACTCAACAGGGTGAAGGCTCCATCCATGACTTATCCACAGAGTTCTGATGTGGTACCCCTGCTACATAAATTGGATGTTTCGACTGAATTTAAGGACGCATTTGGCCAG GTATTCGCTAGAACTGTGATTTGCCGGGATTTGGATGTGGCCACTAGAGTTGCGCGAACTGATGGCTTGGATTGCATAACTTTGGAAG GTGATCAAGTAAGCAAGAAAGGCGGTATGACGGGAGGTTTTTACGATTATAGGCGCTCTAAATTGAAATTTATGAACATCATCAGGCAGAGGAAAGAAGATATTGAAATGAAGGAAAAAGAACTGGATAAAGTTAGATCCATGCTTCAAG GTATAGACCAAAAAATTACAGAACTTGTTGCCGAGCAGCAGAAAATTGATGCTAAGCGTGCTCACGACAAATCCGAGGTGGAACAGCTAAAGCAGGATATTGAGAATGCTAACAAGCAGAAACAATTTAAGATGAAAGCTCGTGAAAAGAAG GAAAAGTCTCTTGCAGAGGTCAGGGCTCAAATTGATCAGCTTAGGGCTAGTATGGCCATGAAATGGGCGGAAATGGGGACGGAGCTCATTGATCACTTGACGCCAAAGGAGAAAGATCTTTTATCAAGATTGAATCCCGAAATAACAGAACTGAAAGAGAAGCTTATTGCCTGCAGGACTGATCGAATTGAG ACTGAAACGAGAAAAGCGGAGCTTGAGACTAACCTTACAACTAATCTGAAGAGGCGTAAACAAGAGTTGCAAGGCATTATATCATCTGTAGATTCTGACTTGTTGCATGGCGAAGTTGAACTAAAAAAGCAGGACCTGGACGATGCTAAATTGGTGGTTGAAGCTGCAACTAAGGAGCTCAATG AAATCTCTGGCCGTATATCTGAACAAACAAAGCAACTCAAGAAGATCAAAGATGAAAAGGCTAAACTAAAG TATATGGAAGACGATTTTGAGCAAAGACTTGAGGATGAAGCCAAGAAATCAGAACAACTTTTGCGTGAAAGGAATGCACATCTTGCTAAACAAGAAGAGTACtctatgaaaattaaagaacTTGGCCCGCTGTCATCAGATGCTTTTGAAAC GTATAAGCGGAAGAGCATCAAAGAGCTGCATAAAATGCTCCATAGGTGCAATGAGCAGCTGCAGCAATTCAGCCATGTAAACAAGAAAGCGCTGGACCAATACGTAAATTTCACTGAGCAACGAGAAGAGCTTCAGAACCGACAAGCTGAACTGGATGCAGGTGACGAG AAAATTGGAGAACTGATAACAGTTTTAGATCAACGGAAGGATGAATCAATAGAACGCACTTTTAAAGGTGTTGCTCGACACTTTCGAGAAGTATTTTCAGAGCTTGTGCAAGGTGGCCATGGCCATCTGGTCATGATGAAGAAAAAG GATGGTGATCATGATGGTGATGACAATGATGAAGATGCCCCTCGTGAAgcagatttggagggaagagttGAGAAATACATTGGAGTGAAAGTAAAG GTTTCTTTTACTGGTCAAGGGGAGACGCAATCGATGAAGCAGTTGTCGGGGGGTCAAAAAACTGTTGTAGCTCTGACACTGATCTTCGCTATACAGCGATGTGATCCTGCTCCCTTTTATCTTTTTGATGAGATAGATGCAGCACTGGATCCTCAGTACAGAACTGC